The following are encoded together in the Serratia sp. UGAL515B_01 genome:
- the mog gene encoding molybdopterin adenylyltransferase has translation MDTLRIGLVSISDRASGGVYQDKGIPALEAWLSRALATSFKLETRLIPDEQMLIEHTLCELVDEMGCHLVLTTGGTGPARRDVTPDATLAIADRVMPGFGEQMRQISLHFVPTAILSRQVGVIRKQALIINLPGQPKSIQETLEGVKDPLGKVVVHGIFASVPYCIQLLDGPYVETHETVVSAFRPKNARREITL, from the coding sequence ATGGACACATTACGTATTGGTTTAGTTTCTATTTCTGACCGCGCTTCTGGGGGAGTTTATCAAGACAAAGGGATCCCAGCATTGGAAGCATGGTTAAGCCGGGCATTAGCGACATCGTTCAAACTGGAAACGAGGCTGATCCCTGATGAGCAGATGCTGATCGAGCATACCCTGTGCGAACTGGTGGATGAAATGGGATGCCATCTGGTATTAACGACTGGCGGGACAGGCCCGGCTCGACGCGATGTTACCCCCGATGCCACATTGGCGATCGCCGATCGTGTGATGCCTGGCTTTGGCGAACAAATGCGGCAAATCAGCCTACATTTTGTACCAACGGCAATTCTTTCACGTCAGGTCGGTGTGATCCGTAAACAGGCGCTGATTATCAACCTGCCAGGGCAACCCAAGTCGATCCAGGAGACGCTGGAAGGTGTGAAGGACCCACTGGGTAAGGTGGTGGTTCACGGTATTTTTGCAAGTGTTCCCTACTGTATACAGTTGTTGGATGGCCCCTACGTAGAAACCCACGAGACAGTGGTTAGCGCATTTCGTCCCAAGAATGCACGCCGTGAGATAACACTATGA
- a CDS encoding MFS transporter: MHLDNNRRLNRQDYKTLTLAALGGALEFYDFIIFVFFAAVMGDLFFPADIPEWLRQVQTFGIFAAGYLARPLGGIIMAHFGDLVGRKKMFTLSILLMALPTLAMGMLPTYASIGIAAPLLLLLMRILQGAAIGGEVPGAWVFVAEHVPRKRIGFACGTLTAGLTAGILIGSLVATLINTTLSQQAIHDGGWRIPFFLGGIFGLFAMYLRRWLQETPVFIEMQTRKALAEELPLKSVVVNHKKEVVVSMLLTWLLSAGIVVVILMTPTYLQKQFGIAPALSLQANSVAIVMLIIGCIVSGSAADRFGASKTFIVGGLLLGACSWLFYQSVGTHPEMLFATYALVGFSVGIVGAVPYVMVKAFPAEVRFSGISFSYNVAYAIFGGSTPILVTLLMKLTPLAPAYYVLTLSAVGLLLGIYFHRDLNSDKHD; encoded by the coding sequence ATGCATCTCGATAACAATCGTCGGCTTAACCGGCAAGACTATAAGACTCTGACGTTAGCTGCCTTGGGCGGTGCGTTGGAGTTTTATGACTTCATCATTTTTGTTTTCTTTGCGGCAGTCATGGGTGATTTGTTTTTTCCAGCAGACATACCAGAATGGCTTCGCCAGGTGCAGACTTTTGGTATTTTCGCAGCGGGTTATTTAGCAAGGCCGCTGGGGGGGATCATCATGGCGCATTTTGGCGATCTAGTGGGCCGAAAAAAGATGTTCACCCTGAGTATTTTGCTGATGGCATTACCCACGTTGGCAATGGGCATGCTGCCAACCTATGCGAGTATCGGCATTGCTGCCCCCTTATTGCTGCTGTTAATGCGTATACTGCAAGGTGCGGCTATCGGTGGTGAGGTTCCAGGAGCCTGGGTCTTTGTGGCTGAGCATGTGCCACGTAAGCGTATCGGTTTTGCCTGTGGCACGCTCACTGCGGGTCTAACTGCCGGTATTTTGATTGGTTCGCTGGTGGCTACCCTTATCAATACCACGCTCAGTCAACAAGCTATCCATGACGGTGGCTGGCGTATTCCATTCTTCTTGGGCGGTATCTTTGGCCTGTTTGCCATGTACCTGCGCCGCTGGTTGCAGGAAACCCCTGTTTTTATTGAGATGCAGACGCGTAAGGCGTTGGCGGAAGAGCTACCGCTCAAGTCTGTAGTAGTAAACCATAAGAAAGAAGTGGTTGTGTCGATGCTGCTGACTTGGCTGTTGTCCGCAGGCATTGTCGTTGTGATCCTGATGACACCAACCTACCTGCAAAAACAGTTTGGCATTGCCCCTGCATTGTCGCTGCAGGCTAACAGTGTTGCTATTGTGATGTTGATAATTGGGTGCATTGTATCGGGTTCGGCCGCGGATCGTTTTGGCGCCAGCAAAACCTTTATTGTCGGCGGTCTTCTGCTAGGTGCGTGTAGCTGGTTATTTTATCAGTCAGTAGGAACGCATCCAGAGATGTTGTTTGCTACTTACGCTTTAGTGGGGTTCAGCGTCGGTATCGTAGGTGCAGTGCCTTACGTAATGGTAAAGGCTTTCCCGGCTGAAGTGCGATTTAGTGGGATCTCGTTTTCATATAACGTTGCATATGCCATTTTTGGTGGTTCAACCCCGATACTTGTCACGTTGCTTATGAAGCTAACTCCGTTAGCCCCCGCTTATTATGTCCTGACATTGTCTGCGGTAGGTTTGTTGCTGGGGATCTATTTTCACCGTGATTTGAACAGTGATAAACACGATTGA
- the satP gene encoding acetate uptake transporter, whose translation MHTNKLANPGPLGLMGFGMTTVLLNLHNAGFFPLTSVIISMGIFFGGMAQIFAGILEYKKGNTFGLTAFTSYGCFWLSLVGLLLLPRMGLAEPSNAASLGAYLALWGVFTLFMFFGTLCANRVLQFVFASLTLLFALLAVGNMTGNHAILTFAGYEGIICGGSAIYLAMAEVINEQLGRTVLPIGAVEVQPKAQAAVTA comes from the coding sequence ATGCATACCAACAAGTTGGCGAATCCTGGCCCACTGGGTCTGATGGGCTTCGGGATGACCACCGTCTTGCTGAACCTCCACAATGCCGGTTTTTTCCCACTGACTTCCGTCATCATCAGTATGGGGATTTTCTTCGGTGGCATGGCACAGATTTTTGCCGGCATTCTTGAATATAAGAAAGGCAATACTTTCGGCTTGACCGCTTTTACCTCCTACGGCTGCTTCTGGCTGAGCCTGGTAGGCCTGCTACTGCTGCCGCGTATGGGCCTGGCGGAACCAAGCAACGCCGCGTCCCTTGGTGCCTATTTGGCACTATGGGGTGTATTTACTCTGTTTATGTTCTTTGGAACGCTGTGTGCAAACCGCGTACTACAGTTCGTGTTTGCTAGCTTGACACTGTTATTCGCCCTGCTGGCCGTGGGCAATATGACTGGTAACCACGCGATCCTGACGTTTGCCGGTTATGAAGGGATCATCTGCGGTGGCAGCGCTATTTATCTGGCCATGGCCGAAGTCATCAATGAGCAGTTAGGACGTACCGTGTTGCCGATCGGTGCTGTTGAAGTCCAACCGAAAGCACAAGCCGCAGTCACTGCCTAG